A segment of the Leptolyngbya sp. NIES-3755 genome:
TCAAACGGTTGAGGAACATCATCAATACTGACCGATTCAATGTTGAGATTAACCGCATCTAACGTTAATCGATCGATACCATTGCGAATCGGATTGATTCGAATCGTACAAGTGCCTTGATAACTTTGATTCGGAATATCAAGGATCAGATTGAGGAAAATATGCTCGACTTGACCAGGACGATCGGGATTGTAGTGAGGACGAGCACCGGGAAGCTCAAACGATCGATGTCCATTCTCCGTATCCAGCGAAAATTGATGAAGCATAATCTCTATCTGATCCTACGATTTTCAAGTTTAGCGAGAGTTCGCTGATTTGAACTCTTCCAGGAAAAATTAACTCAAATCCCGCAAATCGAGCCAGCGTGGTAAGTGGCACTCTCATCAGGGTACACTCGATCACAACCTTGAGTGAATCCATTTTGCCTTGAATCACGAACATTTGGAACTTTGCCGCACTCAAACGGGACAACAACCACAACCCTGTTTTATTCAGCGCTCAACCACCCCAAAAACTGACACACACTTCGCGAGAATTTCCCGAAGCTTCGTCGATCCAGCGTGTAGCGACTGATGTATCTACCAAGACCGAACCTCATGAAAGCAAAGTCTCCCAAAGCGCCCAACTGCGATTCCGCTCTGCTCACCGCTCCTGATACCGAAGTCTCGCAAACCGAACAACTCGCAAACCAATTAGCGATCGAACTCGCGACTGAATTGAACATTACCGGAAGCGCGATCGCACCTGTGGCTCATCGCATTGCAACTGAAGTCGATCGTATTTGTGCGAAGAGCGATCGGATTCAGTCTTCAGGACAAATTAGCTCTTGGCGGTTGACTTTGGCGCGGTATCGCTCACAAAAATGTGTCCACTTCTATCAACTTGGGTCGCAACGGGGACGGGTCGAGCTACATAGTAATCTCAGCACGATGGTGTATCGCCCGATCGCGCCTGCTCATTTGCAGTTATCTTTCCAAGCGCGTTACACCCTAATCGAAGACTTTCTACAAGGCTTTTACACTGAATCGCTCAGAGCTTTCCGCCGCGAAAATGAACTCCCAGAGAACTATCAGCCGCGTACCCGTTTGGAACTCGCAGAGTACATGGCATTTACTGAACAATACGCGAAACGGCGAATTACTCTACCCAGTCAGCACAATCAACAGTTAATCATTCTTCGCGCTCAACGGTTTGCCAGTCGCCAACCTCAAGAAATTGCAGTGGATATTGAAACTGCAATGGAAACAGCGAAAAGTGATGAAACTGAAGCGTATGGACGCTCTGGAATCATGCAGATGATTCGGGAACAAATGGTTTCGGAAAAAGCCGATCCGTCTGAATCGGTATTACGCGATCGAGTGGTGATCGAACTGATGCGCTACCTCGAATCTCAAGACCAAAAAGACTGTGTAGACTATCTCACTCTGAAGCTGCAAGATCTCTCAGTGCCAGAGATTGATGAAATTCTAGGGTTAACTCCACGTAAACGGGACTATCTCCAGCAGCGGTTCAAGTACCACGTCGATAAATTCATCACCTCTGGAAACTGGAAGATCGTGCATGAATGGTTAGGAGCCGATTTAGATCAAAATCTAGGACTATCTCCGAATCAATGGGATGCGTTTCTGGATTCACTTTCTGATGAGCAACATCAACTACTAGAACTAAAGCGATCGGGAGTGAGTGATCAAGAGATTGTGCAGATTCTCAAATGCACTTCAAAGCAACTCCAGAAACGGTGGGGCGCTTTGCTTGATTTAGCTCGACAACAACGAAATCAAGCAAAGTAAGCCTTTGAGTCTTGGTAGAGGGATGGGATGGATCACTCCATCCCGTTTTTTTATCGACACAAAGTGGGTGCTTTACGCTGTCCAATGTTGATGCGATTGAAGTTCGTTAAATTCAGCGTAGAAGGACTGAAAGCACCCAGATTTCCTTGATTAGTCCAAGTTCCGAGTCTTAAAGCTCCAGCCGGATCAAAGGCTCGATTTTGTCTTGAAGCAGGATTGGCGAATTTGGCAGGAGGATTTACAACGCCTGTGATTGTATTGCCTTGAGCGGTTCCTGTGATGCACATCGAATCATCATTCGGACGAGCAAAGAAACCAACAATTCTGTTTCCGGTCTTTGTAAACAGGAAAGTATAAGATCCTTTCTCTAACAGTTGTTGATCCGTTACGTTGAAAGAAGGTGCACCATTCCACATTCGATAGGAACCATCTGCCAAATCCGCGATCGCGGCTCTGTTTTGAGCGGCTTGATTCTGACACACGAGCAAGTCATTAACAGCTTTGAAGCCTTCAGAATCGCTAGAGCCACGAAGCTCATTAAAATACTTCG
Coding sequences within it:
- a CDS encoding hypothetical protein (hypothetical protein L8106_29585;~similar to AA sequence:cyanobase_aa:LBDG_10760), encoding MKFLSLSVLLASTTVFAASTSVKAQVVTRCQIQPRANQPSPLGMRTTLDVEEKGGDVTFTYKNLPTPVSADQPPVTIEQSRTMIFYKTTLAAARERMLKDPKYFNELRGSSDSEGFKAVNDLLVCQNQAAQNRAAIADLADGSYRMWNGAPSFNVTDQQLLEKGSYTFLFTKTGNRIVGFFARPNDDSMCITGTAQGNTITGVVNPPAKFANPASRQNRAFDPAGALRLGTWTNQGNLGAFSPSTLNLTNFNRINIGQRKAPTLCR
- a CDS encoding hypothetical protein (conserved hypothetical protein;~similar to AA sequence:cyanobase_aa:LBDG_10770) — encoded protein: MYLPRPNLMKAKSPKAPNCDSALLTAPDTEVSQTEQLANQLAIELATELNITGSAIAPVAHRIATEVDRICAKSDRIQSSGQISSWRLTLARYRSQKCVHFYQLGSQRGRVELHSNLSTMVYRPIAPAHLQLSFQARYTLIEDFLQGFYTESLRAFRRENELPENYQPRTRLELAEYMAFTEQYAKRRITLPSQHNQQLIILRAQRFASRQPQEIAVDIETAMETAKSDETEAYGRSGIMQMIREQMVSEKADPSESVLRDRVVIELMRYLESQDQKDCVDYLTLKLQDLSVPEIDEILGLTPRKRDYLQQRFKYHVDKFITSGNWKIVHEWLGADLDQNLGLSPNQWDAFLDSLSDEQHQLLELKRSGVSDQEIVQILKCTSKQLQKRWGALLDLARQQRNQAK